One Candidatus Babeliales bacterium DNA window includes the following coding sequences:
- a CDS encoding ankyrin repeat domain-containing protein, translating to MQKQKKICRLLSVVFLIFVACFASVDGAAPGYDQTKLYILFESIEMNYAQAFTTLLEQHVDVNGQLFTGTTPLHYAGRFGRVAMCQALINAGAEVNKQNLCGETPLHEAASSGSFSCCKLLLHYHALVDLVNNEGKTPLALAMQRGTNQNICELLVRNGAMSMRKKCGSIEQVVDCSFVYKLTK from the coding sequence ATGCAAAAACAAAAGAAGATATGCCGTTTGTTGTCAGTTGTTTTTCTCATTTTTGTTGCATGTTTTGCTTCAGTTGATGGTGCGGCTCCAGGGTATGATCAAACAAAATTGTATATACTTTTTGAATCAATTGAAATGAATTATGCTCAGGCCTTTACAACGTTACTGGAGCAACACGTTGATGTGAATGGTCAACTTTTTACTGGTACTACGCCACTTCATTATGCTGGGCGTTTTGGACGTGTTGCCATGTGCCAAGCTTTGATTAATGCCGGGGCAGAGGTTAATAAGCAAAATTTGTGTGGCGAAACACCGTTGCATGAAGCTGCCAGTTCAGGTTCGTTTTCTTGTTGCAAGCTTTTACTGCACTATCATGCTTTGGTTGATCTGGTAAACAACGAAGGTAAAACGCCACTAGCGCTTGCAATGCAACGTGGGACTAATCAAAATATTTGTGAGTTGTTAGTGAGAAATGGGGCCATGTCAATGCGTAAAAAATGTGGCTCTATTGAGCAGGTTGTTGATTGTTCGTTTGTTTATAAACTTACAAAATAA
- a CDS encoding undecaprenyl/decaprenyl-phosphate alpha-N-acetylglucosaminyl 1-phosphate transferase, translated as MSLIIRHVFSFLFSFLTAFYLLPLIASAARRLRFLDEPNGTIKVHQAPVPYLGGLAVYIPFVATLGLVYPFENIILWLLLGISLLLFIGLIDDLKVLKPGQKFFGQTVAVLCFLKGGLSLKTVFFSSALNIFLSGFWMLSVINAFNLVDVMDGLSSLIAIVAAASFFVVALFFKQYAYSMLLLAFLGPLLAFFLHNKPPAKIYLGDAGAMFIGGFLAAMPLLFPWSYQFLDAYYVPAIILGIPLLEVSFLVVIRTWLGIPFFRGSPHHFCIYLRNKGWSKEMILAFTGIMGSILSVCALLFLSKLITLPWLVLAGVVFLSAWAFIIFSSVLRIQPAEVHDERIVGAKRAVMNEPVAAKQHKQARH; from the coding sequence ATGTCGCTAATTATTCGGCATGTTTTTTCATTTCTTTTTTCTTTTCTTACTGCTTTCTATCTGTTGCCGCTTATTGCAAGCGCTGCTCGTCGGCTGCGGTTTTTAGATGAACCGAACGGCACTATCAAGGTGCATCAAGCGCCTGTTCCTTACCTTGGCGGCTTGGCTGTTTATATCCCGTTTGTTGCAACGCTGGGCTTGGTGTATCCCTTTGAAAACATTATTTTATGGCTGTTGTTAGGCATTAGTTTATTGTTATTTATTGGTTTGATCGACGATCTTAAAGTCTTAAAACCAGGGCAGAAATTTTTTGGTCAAACGGTTGCTGTTTTATGTTTTTTGAAGGGCGGCCTCTCGCTGAAAACCGTCTTTTTTTCATCGGCGTTAAACATTTTTCTTTCTGGTTTTTGGATGCTTTCAGTCATTAACGCCTTCAATTTGGTTGATGTGATGGACGGGCTTTCGTCGCTGATTGCCATTGTCGCTGCTGCGTCGTTTTTTGTGGTCGCGCTCTTTTTTAAACAGTATGCCTACAGCATGTTATTACTTGCCTTTTTGGGGCCATTATTAGCATTTTTTTTGCACAACAAACCGCCGGCAAAAATTTATTTGGGCGACGCAGGCGCTATGTTTATTGGTGGGTTTTTAGCCGCAATGCCGTTGCTTTTTCCCTGGAGTTACCAGTTTTTAGATGCCTATTATGTGCCCGCAATTATTTTAGGAATTCCGTTGCTGGAAGTATCTTTTTTGGTGGTTATTCGTACGTGGTTGGGTATCCCATTTTTTCGCGGCAGCCCGCACCACTTTTGTATTTATTTGCGCAATAAAGGTTGGAGTAAAGAGATGATATTGGCATTTACCGGCATTATGGGCAGCATACTTTCGGTTTGTGCTCTGCTCTTTTTGAGTAAATTAATAACACTGCCCTGGCTTGTTTTAGCCGGTGTTGTTTTTTTAAGCGCCTGGGCATTTATCATTTTTTCTTCTGTCTTGCGCATACAGCCAGCAGAAGTACATGATGAGCGCATTGTTGGTGCCAAGCGAGCGGTTATGAACGAGCCGGTGGCAGCTAAACAGCATAAGCAGGCGCGGCATTGA
- a CDS encoding deoxyribonuclease IV has product MKNKETLVGAHISAAGGLYKSVERAQEIGCTTMQIFTKSNRSWFAPAIPHEEIEAFKEAMKTGGLSKIMVHSSYLINLAASNTEVRNKSITSLAKELGRCQDLEIPYLVLHPGSHTGSGDELGINHIAKNLDTVFEKVPGETMILLETMAGQGTNIGSFAHIKSIIEQTENKDRLGVCLDTCHVFAAGYNIGAPTGYEEMMDEFCKTIGIRRLKALHLNDSKMPCGSKRDRHASLGEGEIAQTAFKRIMQDERLVNVPKILETPDPVKYPDEIKLLKSFT; this is encoded by the coding sequence ATGAAAAATAAAGAAACTTTAGTTGGCGCACATATTTCTGCAGCTGGCGGCCTGTATAAATCTGTTGAACGCGCACAAGAAATTGGCTGCACCACGATGCAAATTTTTACTAAAAGCAACCGAAGCTGGTTTGCTCCAGCAATCCCACACGAAGAAATTGAAGCCTTCAAAGAAGCTATGAAAACTGGAGGACTTTCAAAAATTATGGTCCACAGCTCATACTTAATAAATCTTGCCGCCAGCAACACCGAGGTCCGGAATAAATCTATCACGTCACTGGCCAAAGAATTAGGCAGGTGCCAAGATTTAGAAATTCCCTACCTCGTACTCCACCCCGGGTCGCACACGGGCTCTGGGGACGAATTAGGCATCAATCATATTGCCAAAAATTTGGACACGGTCTTTGAAAAAGTTCCGGGCGAAACGATGATCTTGCTCGAAACTATGGCGGGCCAGGGAACCAATATTGGCTCATTTGCCCACATCAAAAGCATTATTGAGCAGACTGAAAACAAAGATCGGCTTGGCGTTTGTTTAGACACCTGCCACGTTTTTGCGGCTGGTTACAATATTGGCGCGCCAACCGGTTATGAAGAAATGATGGACGAATTTTGCAAAACGATTGGCATTCGCCGTCTCAAAGCACTTCACCTGAACGATTCTAAAATGCCCTGCGGTTCTAAGCGAGACCGGCACGCCAGCCTGGGCGAGGGAGAAATTGCTCAAACGGCTTTTAAGCGCATTATGCAAGATGAACGGTTGGTTAATGTGCCCAAAATTTTAGAAACACCAGACCCGGTGAAGTACCCAGACGAAATTAAGCTACTCAAAAGCTTTACATAA
- a CDS encoding ankyrin repeat domain-containing protein — protein sequence MIVRLFINLQNKKIIVMYYKKYRFFLFVFGFVFCYAPLEAAADFFLFIDDSQGEQGYDTSDSESGNDESGCWVQDEESGLEFLITEKLFLCARHFQTDRKKSTEPVIKIQQYNECGVESESEEELGIIIHAERKTALESVLVDRFMQIIRLGDRADICERLLQRGLSVDALIYPNTTLLHWAAWFGRVGVCRVLINAGANIYAKNSSGRTPLHEAAERGFLDCCNVLWRPGDEIDVRADNGATPLFAAAQMHHKNICQFLITHGACAGLKTLAGESPKDYWAVQEVLTELGMFKIIIEQ from the coding sequence TTGATTGTTCGTTTGTTTATAAACTTACAAAATAAGAAAATTATTGTTATGTACTACAAGAAATATCGTTTTTTTTTATTCGTATTTGGTTTTGTTTTTTGCTATGCGCCACTTGAGGCGGCAGCAGATTTTTTTTTATTTATTGATGACAGCCAAGGCGAGCAAGGCTACGATACCTCTGACAGCGAAAGTGGTAACGACGAGTCTGGTTGCTGGGTTCAAGATGAAGAGTCTGGGTTAGAGTTTCTTATTACTGAAAAACTTTTCTTGTGTGCTCGTCATTTTCAAACTGATCGTAAAAAATCGACTGAGCCGGTGATTAAAATTCAACAATACAATGAATGTGGCGTGGAAAGCGAATCTGAAGAAGAGTTGGGGATTATAATTCACGCCGAACGTAAAACGGCATTAGAATCGGTACTTGTTGATCGTTTTATGCAAATTATACGGCTTGGTGATAGGGCCGATATTTGTGAGCGGCTACTTCAGCGTGGCTTGTCGGTTGATGCTCTCATTTATCCCAACACAACGTTGCTTCATTGGGCTGCCTGGTTTGGACGAGTGGGCGTGTGTCGTGTTTTGATTAATGCTGGTGCCAATATTTATGCAAAAAATAGTTCTGGCAGAACGCCGCTGCATGAAGCAGCAGAGCGAGGTTTTTTGGACTGTTGCAATGTGTTATGGCGGCCTGGAGATGAAATTGATGTACGGGCTGATAATGGCGCCACGCCACTTTTTGCTGCTGCGCAGATGCATCACAAAAATATCTGCCAATTTTTGATAACACATGGTGCTTGTGCTGGTCTTAAAACGCTTGCTGGCGAAAGCCCCAAAGATTATTGGGCAGTTCAGGAAGTATTGACTGAATTAGGCATGTTTAAAATAATTATCGAGCAGTAA
- a CDS encoding F-box protein: protein MKRLLKPLFFIFSCNPLTPAATEKPSSLSYELVDNDHESDEESDNVAFEDLLTNLPNELLVLITYYLDLDDLKALAHVNRKMRAFTHDFLVIKNSILHGYSHLSREELMQLFLDYCRKNSRSKSTPRKAKLLVPSLDFKKLVSILPAQRSPRVSPTSSSSSSPRLSSSWDSNNDSAQPEYTPQTLSLFDLYSPRHNQRPDKTEEELSLLARPRRRKHCKKATRSSHSTWGSTSQ, encoded by the coding sequence ATGAAGCGTCTTTTGAAGCCCTTATTTTTTATCTTTTCTTGTAATCCATTAACACCAGCTGCTACCGAAAAACCAAGTTCTCTTAGTTATGAATTAGTAGACAATGATCATGAAAGCGACGAAGAATCAGACAACGTAGCATTTGAAGACTTGCTCACCAACCTCCCCAATGAACTACTCGTTCTCATAACATATTATCTTGACTTGGACGATCTTAAAGCCCTTGCACATGTCAACAGAAAAATGCGTGCATTTACTCACGATTTTCTTGTTATAAAAAACTCAATACTGCATGGATACTCTCACCTTTCCAGAGAAGAATTAATGCAATTATTTTTGGATTATTGTAGAAAAAATTCACGCTCAAAAAGCACCCCCAGAAAAGCAAAACTCTTAGTGCCAAGCCTTGATTTTAAAAAATTGGTTTCTATTCTCCCTGCTCAACGGTCCCCAAGAGTCAGCCCCACTTCAAGCTCTAGCTCAAGCCCGAGATTGAGTTCTAGCTGGGACTCAAATAATGACAGCGCACAGCCTGAATATACCCCTCAAACGTTGTCTTTATTTGATTTGTATAGTCCACGGCACAACCAACGACCAGACAAAACAGAGGAAGAACTAAGCCTACTTGCTAGGCCAAGAAGAAGAAAGCACTGCAAAAAAGCTACGCGATCTTCACACAGTACCTGGGGAAGCACTAGTCAGTAA